From Juglans regia cultivar Chandler chromosome 9, Walnut 2.0, whole genome shotgun sequence:
GACGACACAATGGATAAGCAATTAACTTAACCACGTCTCTTTACTGAAAGTGATTTGATTTCGTATGAAAATACTTCTATTcttaacattttcattttatctcatataattttttttaaaaataatttaaatataaatatttttaaattaattattacaactttttcaattttatcattataatttttacaatcttttaaataaaaataattctaattttttcaaaattttaaataaaaataatattataaaactatattttaacaatattttaattttataatattttttatttaattttttatttctcatttttcaaaattaaaaaaatactcaattcgAATTATatcactaatattcacaaactatcttattattatttataaaattttcatttcatctaactTTCTAAACAATCAATTAATCTGTCTAGAGAGTTCAAATGAAACAGTTATATCAATAGTCAATGGTTACATATTGTATGATCAATTCTGGGACAGAATGCCACCAAACAGCTATGTTTCGCAAATACACctataattcaaagaaaaatccCGTGGCGTCTAAAGATTTTTTACCAGGGAATTTGAACCTTAACCTGCGAGCATACCCCAAGCCCACTGCTTTTTACCACTTCAGCCAACCCCCAGGTacacattatttatttctttacaaCTATAATATCCGAGTAGCACCTCGATCTCGTTTTAAACCTCAAACAGCACAAAACCTCCCATCTATatagctttcttttcttttcctcaattTTCTTCGCAACCAAACGGAGCAAAAACCGGGACTTCCAGATCCAGATCAAAGCTACCGCCCACcgccaacaaaaaaaatatccaaactaTCTCCAAACATATAAAAAACCGAATACCAGCCCAATCACACACAGGCAaacaaggaatttttttttttttttttatagaattaagataaaagaaaaatgtcatGAAGAGATAAAAATGAGGGTGATCCAAGAGGCAAAAACTGAAAAACGAACCCGAAAAGAAAggagacagacagagagagagataccgaGAAGGGATTGACCTCCTCCTCGTCAAATGGATTGGGGTCGTGGTGGTTCCGATTCATTGTGTCActctccccccctctctctcactcccacTTTTCAGATCACTAAAATCTTGCAGAGAAAAGCTCCGAATAGAGTGCCAAATTCTCACTACTTCTCAGAAGGAGACAGAGAGACAACCGGAGTGTGCGCGAGCACTTGTCACTTTTAATTCGGCTTGTTTACTACGCGGGATTAGTTTTGgaaaattttcttgtaatggaAGTTTGGTTTTAAACATATGCACCGAGATGTCAAAATATTTACGCTGGCTGCCCTTTCTCGTTTTGGCGGTGAATTTTGGAATTGGGCTGACTTTCTTGCGCTTCAGCTACGAGACTGGAATTGCACTTCTACTGGAATAAGCACGCTTTAGCCGTTGtttaaagatttaaataaaatattattaaaatataattttgtaatataattttattttaaaatttaattatttattatattttacataaaaatttaaaaaaattataataattaaattagttgagataaaatgtgACGATATAGTTTATAAAAACTTCGTattaataaaagcaaaaactaatacaaattatacaaaatacatttaagaatattatttaagagTATATGATATATTGGTCGAGTAATGCTATTCATTATCTCAACTTCTATCATCTTCctatcatcttatgatgtgacattaaatgattagagattatttattatattttacttatgaacttattatttaatgtcacatcatgaaatgatgggagaatgatgaaaattaagatgatgaatagatttttttatttgcaaaagTGTAGATTTTAATTTGAGTTATTTGCCGGTGGGGGAGAGAATCGACATTTTCTCTGGCTGAGATAACAACATCTCCCaccaaaaggaaagaattttGTTGAAGAGAGTTAGCCAACTGAGAAGCCAGGAGGTAAATTgcattcaaaaatttaaaaaaaaaaaaaaatggtaaattgGGTTTGTCGTAATTTTACACACCAAACGGTAGAAGATATGTTTCTTCAGCAAAAGATACCCCTCAACCGACGGATGGTGGTGGGTTGGCAACTAAATAATTCAGGATATTCCTTTTCCAGTTGGCACCGTTAAATTTGGCGGAAGGAAAATGCTGCTATTCCCGCGGAACCCCCCGCTGCtgggatttttttgtttaaaaaaaattattttaaagtgttaaaaatacatgtgaaaaaaatatttaaaatacactaaCGGAAACTCCGGTGACTGTCTTTAGAGGAAATAGTAGAGATAAAAGAGTAATGAAAGAGGTAAGAACGAAAGTGTAAATTCTTCCATTTAAATTGGAATGCAATAAGAGGAGATTCAGActcggtttggatagtgagatgatatgagatgaaagttaaataaaatattattttttaatattattattattttaagatttgaaaaaattgaattgtttattatattttttataaaaatttaaaaaaattatattaatagaatgaaataaaatatttttattatccaaacggaaccaatatatagatatttttcatgaaattaaTAAGGTGACAACATTTAATCATGTTGAAAGATCATTGACCATTTGACCTAAATGAGCAATCCTCCAATCTCTTTCCTTTGTCCATTTCCTTTTCACTCATTTTATCAATGCTTTCGTGCCCTTGGACCAAatatctcgtttgttttggaaaaatatcttatcttatctcatctcatctcattccatctaatcattacaactttcataacttttaatacaaaataaaataaataattcaatttttttaaattctaaaacaaaaataatattaaaaaatatattataacaatattttattcaattttttaactttaatcttaactcatctcatctcatttaatttttaaaaacaaacgagcccaaAAGTAAAACATTTATTCTCGAGATCATTTTAAGTGCCACTTCAAAATTTTACAAACTTAAATAatgtttattaatttagaatatcatGACCGCCCACCCAATCAATTCGTTTCGATGTATTACCCAGTACACTATACATTCACAATTCACAATCcgttttgttttaaattctgTCTCATTCAAGGTGttttatttaatagaaaaattttataattttttcaagattggatgacatttttataaactttaaatCTAGATGCTCTTCATATGAATACTTTGTTGGATTACAATAAAGTGCGCTCTATACCTCCACGTATAGTTAGGAGGTTTCGGTCGGATGGAGCTTCAAATGGGAAAGAAATAGTGTAAGGTATGGCATACTCCTTGTAACATTCATCAATTGTTGAGCAAGCTAACGTCTTTTAGACCAGATGGTATAAGATATGgtctttaaataaaagaattaggtTCGAACTCTCTCACcctagtattaaaaaaaaaaagaatcattgaACGAAAATGATCTGTAtaactttaaaatatgtaagtTCGGCaaacttcttttgaaaaaaatgaataaatctaatacttacataaaaaactttattttttaataataaatcctattgttttttaaaggaagggcataaaatttaactataataatattatatataactttactcATCACTAAAAATGCGAAATAAAGCTTTATTTGGGATATTAAATGGTATGGTATAAAAAAGAGTCGCACCAAAAGAGGTCCGAGACAATGGGCCAGCCCCGTCTACGTGGGTAGTCAAAGGAGTGGTCTCACACCTTGTGCCAATGTCAAAGATAATTTTCTATTGCAAATGGAGGGATCATGGAACTGCCTCACCCACAGCAACTGCAATACTTCTCCAAAACCAACATATAACCATACAACTGCATCGAAACTCTATTCTAAAACCAAAGTTTCACAGAGAGTACAAttgatttattcaattttttttttttttatgatagttGACGTTGAAGTCTTCCATGTTAATGGTAATAATTCTGAAAAGAATTATATCTACCAttactgttattattattataaataatagttacagtcgtgagtgtacaagaatcgtgtaatcattttaaaaaatgtgaataaatactaaactcacataaaaaaaaattaattttttaataataaaatctactatttttcaaaacgattgcacaaCGCTTACACAttctacgattatatataacattactcgttattattatttatctctaTATCCTCgtctatttgttgttttttttttcatttttttttcctaatctcACAGTTTGTGAGCCATGTTGAGGACCACACAAAGACACACTCATAGAAGAATAGTCCAAGATTGAAATGTAAGATTATAAGCCCCATATCTCTCCTCCTTTCCACACCCTCCACCCCTCATCTTCAACCAGCCACTCTCTTGTTTCCACGTGGCATTCCAAACATCCAAAATACAATTTCATCACCACCAAGCTTCTCCATGCCagtttttatctcaaatattttttaagccaggatttttgttttgctgggcaaacaaaaataaaattggactATTTTACCCACTTCCCATTGGTGTAGGCCACCCATGTCTTCCCTCACACCACCTTAAAATTACCTCcaaatttgtccaaaaccagGGGTAGTCACATAAACCTGTAGGCTGTGAACAAAAAGACATATCAGCCTCCCATCTCCAATCCAACGTTTTCCTTCCTTTCTAGACTGCCTTCTGCTCTCATCAACCTCTACCTTTTTCTCCTAGTTGTGTTCCAAagctttcatataaaatcagaAGAAATACAAGAATCCAAACCCATTTCATGTATATTCccaaaaccaactaaaaatttCCAAAAGCCAATTCAACCATCTCTTCCGCTCTCAGAGAGAGTCTCTGTTAATTCTTGTGCAGAGGGAAAAGAATGGCAATTTGTGCAGTCTACAAACCTCAGTCCCTCCATTCCACATGTTCAATCTCCGCACCATCAAAAACCCACTTGGGATTTCACCAAAAACAGGTAGTTTTCTACACCACTAGTGGCTGGAAAACCAGCAAGAGATCGGGCAGCACCAACAGCCCATATGTGATAACATGCTCGGTTGGTAACTCGCAGACAGTAGTGATTGGTCTGGCAGCAGACTCAGGTTGTGGGAAGAGCACCTTCATGAGGAGGCTGACCAATGTGTTTGGAGGTGCAGCAGAGCCACCCAAGGGCGGCAACCCTGACTCCAACACCCTCATTAGTGATACCACAACTGTGATATGCTTGGATGATTATCACTCTCTGGATAGAACTGGAAGGAAAGAGAAGGGAGTCACTGCACTTGACCCAAGAGCCAACAACTTTGATCTTATGTATGAGCAGGTTAAGGCACTCAAGGACGGGATTGCTGTTGACAAACCCATTTATAATCATGTTACTGGTCTCTTGGATCCTCCTGAGCTCATCAAGCCTCCCAAGATCCTAGTCATTGAAGGTTTGCACCCCATGTaagtataaaatttatctccctccctctttctctctcatacACAAACATATTCACAAAATCCTGGAATTATTCTTGCATCGTTTAGAAAAAGAAGATTCCTGTAACCGTTTTGGTCGTTTTCTTGGAATTTACGAGAATGTGGGTTAATTTTTAAGCtgtttttatttacttttttaaaggAGAACATTAtggtattattttaatttaaaaaagtttctGTTCTTATCCTGGCAACTGCCGAGCAGGGGGCAGGCAGGGCATAGACAAACTTACATGAACTCCAGTAATCAATCCCATTTATGTGTTTGGGCTAAGCAGTTTGCGAACTGGCCACTCTATGTAATCCAAGTTCGTATGTGTCGAAGCCTATGAATGTTGTTGTTTTGTATTTCGTTTACATTGTACATTtgacaaacaaataaacaagGAAACATATGAGAAGAAAGCAGTAGTTCTCTGATAATTATGTCCGTGCACGTCCTCAGATCAATAAATCAGTTATCTTTGTCCACATTTAGGTATGATGCGCGAGTAAGGGACCTCTTGGATTTCAGTATCTACTTGGACATCAGTAATGAGGTTAAGTTTGCATGGAAAATTCAGGTAACCACTCTCTGAAAGTCTATATCTGTATCAaagtttcttttcaattttttcaattgatTTCTTTGAACCGAACGACCATGTTATGTAAATTTCAGAGGGATATGGCAGAGAGAGGACACAGTCTCGAAAGCATCAAAGCTAGTATCGAAGCCAGAAAGCCTGATTTTGACGCATATATCGGTAGTCTTTTTTAGCTAGTGCACATTTTTTAGCTCAAAACTGTGCTTTGCCTTGCTATTCCTCAAAAAAAGGAAACTCACTGTTTGTGTTTGTGCCTGGTGGGTGGGTGTGCGTGCAGACCCACAAAAGCAATATGCAGATGCAGTGATTGAAGTGCTTCCTACCAAACTCATCCCGGACGACAACGAGGGGAAGATTTTGAGAGTAAAGTTGATAATGAAGGAAGGGGTGGAGTTTTTCAGCCCAGTTTACCTGTTCGATGAAGGTTCTTCCATCTCATGGATTCCATGTGGAAGAAAGCTTACTTGCTCCTACCCTGGCATCAAGTTTTCCTATATCCCTGACTCTTATTTCGGCCACGAGGTACCCATCTCTTGAGTGAAATGTTTAGCTCATAATGAGAATTACAGTAAGAATGCTGTAAAACTGACTGGACTCGATGTAGTACGTCAGATTTTTCTCTCAAACCACGTCAGTTGCAAgctttcttttcataattttctttataaatctaGCACTTcccattaattaatttcttgcaCAAATCATTGTCAAAACTCAGTTAATTACAGGCTGATTCTCTAATGATCTTTTGATGAAGTGATTGTATTTGCTAAAACTCAGAAGAAAGCATATCAACCAGCAGAATCATATAAAACTGGTTGTGATGCATGGATGCTGCAGAATATTGCCAATGACTTAATTAACAGTAATGTGTGCCTGTTTCTAGGTGTCAGTGCTGGAAATGGATGGCCAATTTGACAGATTAGATGAGCTAATTTACGTGGAAAGCCATCTAAGCAACATCTCTACCAAGTTCTATGGAGAAGTCACCCAACAAATGTTGAAGCTTTCAGATTTCCCAGGCAGTAACAATGGAACAGGTCTTTTCCAAACCATTGTCGGGTTGAAAATAAGAGACATTTACGAGCAGATAATATCCAGCAAGACTAAAACTCCCGTAGAAGCAACAAAAGCCTAAAAACTTGCCTTGTGTATTGGACAATGCAGCAAGCCTCTAAAATCATCTTCCACTTTCGTAGCCATGTCTCAGTTTAGTGTTAGCCCATTATTGATGGGAGAGACAACACTCCGTAAGTACTTATTGTAATGCTGTGGAGCCGTGTATTATAGAGAAGTGAACACAGACATGAAGTTCTGTTAAGTTAATAGAAGATTGGGTACCCTTTTCTGGCATTGCTTTTCCCATGAATTTCTCATACTGTACTGCATCACCATTAAAACcacactcttttctttttcctgttgACCTCATGGTTGTCTTCACTTTTGTTTTCACGCACAAAAACACGACACAAAAAGCTAGTATTGTCGTTAAGTTTCTTGGACGGTCCAAGAGGTTTGAAATGGCCAGGCAAGGAAGGCAGATGGAATTTTAGCATACTAAAAAAACCGTATATCCTTCCAACAACAATGCTACTCTTCGCTCTAATTTTGTACTCTAATTTTGTAATCCTTTTCTCGTTTATTTTCGGAGacgagatgagattaaagttaaataaaatattattagaatatatttttttaatattatttttattttaaaattttagaatttgaaaatattgaattattttattttgtgcgagaatttaaaaaaattgtaatgattagagatgagttgaaagaagTTGTGAAAACATAAGAGACCACATCATCGTAACACATTTTATGTAACACATTTTAAGTGactttatataaatgatttagTGACGCATGAAACCACTAGAAATGCACCACAACAATAAAGGTAAcaaaggatgaaaaaaaaaatagtcataagaaacaaaatgtccTATGCTTGCAAAATCCATGGCACAGCTTTTCTTAtgtaaaatcttttattttgcaAGCAAAGCtgcttgaaaatagaaaattacaCATAGTTTATTACATGTAATattttaagtaataagttcATCCTTTGTTTAAGATTTTGTGTGAATCTGAAATAATAagagttttaaataaataaataaataaatctcagcATCGATGTGTAGGTCTATGAGATGAAAAACAATGTTTGCCTATCtgtctatctatctatctatttgTGTGTGTAAAAACCTGAAAGTTGGAGGCAGAGAGGCTGGGGTTTAATGCTTGAGTTTAAAACCACGAACAAGAAATAATCAACAACTATTTTTCCAGCTTTAAACTCAAAAAGATTAAACTGATATTCCTATGTTTTGCCGAAGTAAAGGATCTTTGTAACCAATAGAGATACGTTTACAGGAATCTATGTTCTTAGCCAAGGCATTCTATTAAGTAACATAGATCAGAGTAAGAGGAATATAGGCTTAACGGTTAAATCATCCTACTAGCTCGAACCTGGTGAATATGGTACGACATACATTCAGACTATACCGACAAAACCTTctaaaaatgtaaaagaaatctcataaaaatcactGAAGATGAAACTGCCAAACGACCCGCTTTTTACTGTTGAAACTCATGCTACAGAGAGTTGAATCAGTATTGTATGTGGAACAGTGGATggcacccaaaaaataaaaaaagtggtTCTATAGAATGTAGAAGAAACAAAGAACAGCAGTCAGAGAACTACAGAAGAAAGGATTTAACTTTATATACCTTTACTTTTTTGGTTTGTCAACATAAATGAGGGAAGGGAAGTGTACTAGAGAAGAAAGGACTAGAAGTCTTTAGACATTTCCTTTCTCCCCTTCCAAAGAAACCTGAGCAACAAACTGAGGAGATAAAAGTGTTGTTCAGTTCTCATTTATACATATCCTACGCGGACTCAGAAcattatatttgaatgataacACAGCAAAAGCATGAAAACAAATTCATAAATGGAATTTAAGTCCACATAATCAAGCCAACGGTGCAAGTAATCAGTAGAAATACATCTTGATTACCggattttgtatttgaaagaATATTAACAATCTCGTGGAAAATACAAGCCAACAAGACAATGGAAGGAAAGCAACAACAGTCAAGGGCAAAGCAAGAAAGTGACGTCATAAGAAGGCTCCTCCATTCAAAGCAGCAATTTGTTCCAAATAAGTTCTAGAAGTAGGAAAGATCATAGAAACTACATATACATACCACttaatgtgattatttttaagatACAGCAACAAACCAGATCTACTTGATTATGACAAACTTGTTGGTACCGTGTCTTGCCCAATGGTCCTTCAAGTCAACTGGATGAGTAAGATCACGACCTTCAGCTGCAAGTCTCAGTAGAAGTTTCCCATATGCTCCATTGCTCATCTTTCTCCCAGCCATGCGAGCCCCAGGCCTTGTAGAGCTCATAGGCAGAGGATATTCAGATATGTTAATGGTGCAACATGAGGATTGCCATCCACCAGCACCCCATTTGTAGCATAATCTAGCAACACCTGTACAAGAACAGTATGGAGGCGGCACTTCAGAAGAATCAAAGCCTGCTTTGTCCATATCAATATTAATCATCATCCTTTTTTCACGTTTTCCGTCAGGCATACTTTGTCCCTTTGTCTTCTTGGGAGTCTTCTTGGCTTGCTTTGGCTTGAAAGCCTTGGATGAAATTTGATTAGGACCCTTCATAGAATTCTTCTGTTTCCTACCCTTGGCAGTTTTAGTTGTTGAGTTGACATTCTTCATTGGTTCAGTTGTAGCAGCAATTGTTCGGATGGGACCAACAGGAAGACCGGGTTCAGGGTTGGTTTGAGTTCCTTGAAAAGGATTTGAGCTGGCTTTTGATGCAGAGAGAAAACTCCCTGGATAAAACCAGGTAAAATGTGGAACAGATGCCCCTGCAGTAGCTTCAGGTATCATAGTGTTTCTATTGGAGTAGGTACCCATCTTCACAACAACTTGATGTATCAGCTCTGCTCTACACCCAAAGACTGCTCTGAGAAAATACTAGTACCTTATCTGCCATCTGTATCAACACAAGTGAGCAAAATAATGAAATTCCCAGCCCTTGGCAGTATTTTTTGTTGAAAGAAACACAAAtctgcataaaaataaatgcttCAGTCTAGATCAACAAGCAGGGCAGAATCAAAGAGTTGGAGAAAAATTATCGGCAACTCAAAAGCAAATCAAGAATTATTTATACCCAACCCAAATACGAAcctagaaaaaatatattcgaaCAAAGGAACTGAAACTACCGTTGGCATTTGGATTTTTCAATCACACAACAATATGAGAAAGTCTTTGAATAACAAATATTAACTCTGCACGATTACTACAAGTACcatattattaatgaaatatagACCTGCCTACCATCCACAACACAATAAATGAAGTTTTCTGAAAAAACCTGCTAGTGGAGGAAGACCTCCTAAGGATAAGAAACATCGGAAGCTGAATGCACGAGATCTTAAGATTTCGAGCTCCTTACAAATACTTGGAATGATAAATAAGTAAAATCCCCAAGTCATTCCGCACAGTTTTCTTACAAACTGTTCGAATTATACTGTAATAGAAGTTTTCAATTCGACAGTTGCAAGaggattttttatttgtgagttaaCATCATGAAGAATCTCTTTGTGAGGGCATGGTACAATATGAGAGGCCACCTTATTAACCCAGAATCTTAAGCCAGAGGATTTAGGTCTATATCAACTGCTTACACTTATCACTGTTACTCGACGTGGGATTTAACCACATAATCAACCACAATCTCACTCCCACAAATATTCAAACAGTTCTGAGCCCAGAAGAAGCCAGCGTGCTCAAGCCTCAAACATACAGACAAACACATGCACATGGACACAAACGGCAAACACACTAGGCATGCATGCACGCGCATGTACACAacgtaaatataaaaaattgaaaactttaACTAATGACTTACATTGTGTCGACAAATTGAAATGCGCCCTAAtagaaaaatggaaagaaaaaagaatattaaaaacaaattattaaaaaaacaaattaacctGTAATTTGATGAGCAACTCTTACAAAAGTAGTAGAATGAAAAATCTACTGCCATAGGAGCAAGAGGCATAaacttttcaagaaaaacaCAACCCAAAGGGCCAAAGATTACATCAAAATTTTACGAAGAAAAGCACGAAAATTTCAGAGCAAAAAGGATCTCCAGGCCGAAAAACAACTCGAAGACTCGTTTGAGACACTATTCCACCCTCGTGCCGCACTTAAAATTAGAAAGTCAAATTCTCCAGAATGCTTTCTCAAAGAGAAACAAGTGCCCAAATGCAGCAGGTTGCAAGCTTTACCACGCAGAAAAGAACcccaaaatcacaacaaaatcacGCTTCGAAAAGCAAAGaactttaagaaagaaaagatgtGGAAAAAAAACCCATATCAGAAACCCACTCTAAGATCGAATATTAAAGGTAAAGTACCTCACCAAAAAAAAGTACCATCACTCACAAACACCATTCATACCCAAACTTGTCTTCAAAAACGTTAGACAGAGATAAGGAAACCCATCAAGGCCAAACGTCAAAGCAAGCTTCAAACAGTAGATAGTGTAAAGACCCTACCTCTTTGGaacgaaagaaaaagttaaagaagaagaagatcaacaCGAAAGCTTCAAGCAGAGGGGCTTCTCACACGGTAGAAAGACCTACCAGAGGggaaaccattttttttttttttttctctttatagaTTTTCAATGCTGCATTTTAAGTGGGAAAACATAACCATTTTACCTGGAAAAGCAGTTCCCTGTACTATGCTTCACTGCAGCAGCTGACCAAAAGAAATGcttgctctctcactctctccctgTGTATGAAATATTGGTTTCAGAATCAGGGGATGGGTTGCTCATATCTCAAGAGACCGGGACTCCACTACTCAGCCagtttctcaaatctcaaagaACTGTGTTCTTACTGCCGTGAATTGGTCAGCCCACGCCATCAGATAAGTACGTGCGAAACACGCTCCAATAGCATGGGATCTTGCCAGCTGAAAAGGAAGAGTCAGTAGCGCCTGTATTTTAACCGCCCTCTCATTTATAAAGCAATTATAAAGTAAACTTTGCTACACGTCATTTTCACTATCACacataatattcttttattttatccttattaaacaaattaaaattttctaatcatcattcatacattaaatatttaataaataaataaataaatcatatgctatatatattgcaataatgatgagtatattttttttttagaaaaataagattttttctaatatgaaaaaaatattctaatcataaataaattatataaaataatttcataaattgatgtgctATGATATATttcgttagattataaaattatttttattttaaaaaaaattaacaaattacataaagtcacgttaatttataaaatattttttatataattaatctcTTTATAACTGTAATAGTACTCTTTTAATATTCTTCTTCGGAATTACAAAtcttaagttttaaaaaaatataaataattactttAGAAACAAGCTTAGTTTGATGTATCAAGTATGTGATTTTAGTAAACTgaagcttaattaattatatagcaaAAATGATATCTAATCTAGACAACCTATAACTTTTACGCAACTAtcagttaaaatattaaatttattaaatttatttgaattttatttaattttgatggattttaatttaaaataataatattttagttgatataatttttatataagtttatataatatGGTGGATAgtacaaatcaaaataataatagtctAGCTCACTGATAGAAAATCATAAACTAAGGTTTGTTTGgatatacaaaatatttcatttcatcattataattttttaaactcacgcataaaatataataaacaatttaaattttttaaatctaaaaataaaaattatattttaataatattttattcaatttttaacaaattatctcatcttatctgaactgtataaccaaacaaagtctaaactttttgtaaaataattttgagaaaatttatatactatatattcaaTTTACTCCTATTTCGCTTAGACGAAGCGACATAActcgttaattttttttaaatattaagaaaaattcaatagtgataaaaatgcataatcaaacGAAAGAGTGACATGACGGTGGTTTGTagcattaataaataattttaaagtaatactatatata
This genomic window contains:
- the LOC109014262 gene encoding phosphoribulokinase, chloroplastic-like yields the protein MAICAVYKPQSLHSTCSISAPSKTHLGFHQKQVVFYTTSGWKTSKRSGSTNSPYVITCSVGNSQTVVIGLAADSGCGKSTFMRRLTNVFGGAAEPPKGGNPDSNTLISDTTTVICLDDYHSLDRTGRKEKGVTALDPRANNFDLMYEQVKALKDGIAVDKPIYNHVTGLLDPPELIKPPKILVIEGLHPMYDARVRDLLDFSIYLDISNEVKFAWKIQRDMAERGHSLESIKASIEARKPDFDAYIDPQKQYADAVIEVLPTKLIPDDNEGKILRVKLIMKEGVEFFSPVYLFDEGSSISWIPCGRKLTCSYPGIKFSYIPDSYFGHEVSVLEMDGQFDRLDELIYVESHLSNISTKFYGEVTQQMLKLSDFPGSNNGTGLFQTIVGLKIRDIYEQIISSKTKTPVEATKA
- the LOC109014263 gene encoding protein BASIC PENTACYSTEINE7-like codes for the protein MGTYSNRNTMIPEATAGASVPHFTWFYPGSFLSASKASSNPFQGTQTNPEPGLPVGPIRTIAATTEPMKNVNSTTKTAKGRKQKNSMKGPNQISSKAFKPKQAKKTPKKTKGQSMPDGKREKRMMINIDMDKAGFDSSEVPPPYCSCTGVARLCYKWGAGGWQSSCCTINISEYPLPMSSTRPGARMAGRKMSNGAYGKLLLRLAAEGRDLTHPVDLKDHWARHGTNKFVIIK